TTTCTTTTTGATGTTTTTCTATTTGATATTCAAAATTCATTTTATCCGATTTGATGATATAGTAATGTGGTGAAAAATTACATCAAATATAGTGAAACTATGCTTTAGCTAATCATTTTAATAATGGGTAAGATGCTGCATTTTTACGCTAATACTTACTAAAACAAAAACAAAATGACAGATATGAAATTTAGAGTTAGAGCCAAAAGCGAAACTCCGACAAAAACAGTTGTTAAAGCAAGAGGATTTGAATTAATTATTGATGAACCAGAAGAATTAGGGGGAGGCAACGAAGGGGCAAATCCTGTTGAATTTCTTTTGGCTGCATATTGTGGTTGTATTAATGTAATGTCTCATGTTATTGCAAAAGAGATGGATATCGAGTTAAGATCGGTAAAAATTAATATGGCTGGAGAATTAAATCCAGAGCGTTTGTTTGGAACATCCTTCGAAGAAAGAGCTGGTTATAAAGGTATAGAAGTGACAATAGAGCCCGATTGTGATGCCAGTAAAGATGAGTTGGCAAAATGGTTAGAAGCTATTGAAGATCGTTGTCCTGTATCTGATAATATTAAAAATTTAACTCCTGTAGACTTAAAATTAAAACAGAAAAAATAGATTAGGTTTTACCTGATTTTTAAACTGCCATCACTATTTATTGTGGTGGCTTTTGTTTGATTTTATTGCTGCATCCCTTACAATTTTTATAAACTCCATTCGTATATTTTCTTTAGGACCAGCAGCGGGCGCCTTTACAATATTTCCTTTTGGGTCGATAAGCACATAACTTGGAAATGCTTTAACTTTGTACTCATGAATTAATTGGTGTTGGTTTCCTATGGGTATAATAGGCCAAGAGTAGTTATTTTTTTCGAGAAATTTTGTCACACTTGCTTCCTTCCAATCGCATGCAATACTCAGAAAATTAACGTATTTACCAAATTGTTGTTTTAGTTTTTCAATTTCTTTAAAATCCTGAATACAGGAATAGCTTTGTGTATTACAAAAATTCAGATATAAATATTTGCCTTTGTAATTGACTAAAGAATGATTTTCGATTGAAAAATTGGGAGCTGGATAATTCTTTTGCAGATGTGTAATTTTAGCAATGTAATTATTACATACTTTTTTGTTGTAAGCATTGGTAGTTGATTTAAGAATATCTTTAATAACCGAAAGAGTTTTTTCTTTACCAATAAATTTACGCGTGTAGGAATCGAAAATAGAACTGGCAATAATTATATTTCTTAACTGCAAATTTTTATATGCAGGATATTTTTGCATTAATAATGAAATTTGATTGTAAGTATCTGTCGATTTAAATGCTTTACTTAATCCTACCGATTCTTTTTGTTTAAAATATCCGTTAAAGAAATTTCCATATTGTTTTTTATACAGGCTTAAAAAAGCTGGGTTATTGGTTTGAAAGTTTTGGTTCAGAAAATATTTATTTTCAATTTTTGCAAATGCATTAGGATTGGCTAAAAACTCTAAAAAGCCTAAACGGTATTTTAAATATTCTTTAAAATAAACATTTTTAATGGGTTGGTATTGTTTTTTTAACTGATTAGAAAACTCAACTCCCAAGGAGAGTTCTTTTTTTCTATAAATTTTATGAAAGTTTTGATTTATATATGAATCTAGATTGTCGTCTAATGTGCGAATTAAAAAATTCAAATCGTTTTTACTGGCATTGGCAACACCTAACATTAATTCTTCGGTTTCGAAAAAAGGGTTAAGTTTTTGAGCTGGTGTTAATTCCTGTTTTGGGGGTAATTTAATTTCATATTTTTTACCTGGTTCGAGGTAAATGAAACCTTTATAAACTCCTAAAGGGATAAAAAATAATTGTGTTTGGTCTATTTTAAAATCAGCAGAAAAACTTCCATCCGAATTAATATCGAATTCATGAATTGTTTTTTCCTGATAGGTAAAAGCTTCGGAGTGAAATTTTATTGTTAAATTATCTCCAGCATAAGCAGGAGCTATACCACTTATGCTAACATTTTGAGCCATAGATTGAATCGGAAAGCTCAAAACAACCAGTAAAAACATTAATGTTCTCATTAGAATGGGATCTTGGTATTTTTCTATTTTAAAATTTTTAAAGCAATATCGATATATTTTTCAATATCCATTGTAATTGCACCTTTATGCTGTTTGTCTTTTAATTTTCCAAAGCGTACTACAACAGCATTTTTCTCTGCAATACTATATATGTATTGTCCTCTGTGTCCTCTCATATAAGGAATATTCATTCCTTTGTAAGGTAAAATCCAATACTGATATCCGTAAAAATTAAGAGGAGCTGTTTTTTCTTCGTTTAATAGATAATCTGCCGCACTTGTGGCCTCTGCAATATAATCTTGCGAAATCAATTGCTTACCATTCCACTGACCTTTATTTAAAACCAGCTGACCAAATCGTGCTGCATCTCTAGCATTTGTATTAAAGCAGCAAAACGATTTCTCATCGCCATCTTTTTTGTCTACACTCCAAAGAGCTGGTTCAACTGCATTCATTGGCTTCCATAGCTTTCTTTCGGCATATTTTGCAATGGTTTCGCCAGTTGCTTGTTCAACAATAAAAGCAAGTAATTGCGTGTTTCCACTCTGATATCTGAACCTAATTCCGGGTTTTTCGATTAACTTTTGATGTGTACTTACCTCTCGAAGGTGTTTACCATAATAAGCTTGGGTTGTAATAGATGTTGGGCTGCTGTAAGTCTCATTCCAATCTAGACCTGAACTCATTGTTAAAAGCTCTTTTATAGTGATTTGCCCACTTTTTTCACTCGAAAATTCAGGTAAGTAATTACCAATTTCTTCGTCAACCGATTTAATTTTGCCCTCGTCAATAGCAATACCGATTAAAAGGCTAACAATACTTTTGGTTGCCGAAAAAATATTTGAGTGTGAATTAGTTGCGTAATTATCCCAATACTCTTCGTGAATAAGTTTTCCGTTTTGTATAATTAAATAAGCAACTGTTTCGTGAGACTCTAGGTATTCTCTGTCTTCCAAATCTAATTCTTGCTTGTTATAGGAATCGGCTTCGGGCCAATCTATACCATTTTCGACTAAAACTTCTTTATTTTCGAAAATTTTATAGTCGTCGATATTGGCATACCAGTGAATTAAACTGGTACGCAAATAATTGGGTGCAAGTATCATCCAAGCGGCAGCTAAAACTCCTATTACTAAAACAATTTTGCTTATTCGTGACATGATTAAAAGTTTAGTTTATATGCATCAGGATCATCTACTATTGGTAAAAATTGAGATGCATCTCCTCCGTGGCGAATAATATCTCTAACAATGGTCGATGTAATCATTGTATGCTCAGGAGTAGTTAAAAGAAATACTGATTCAATTTCGTAAGCCATTTTCTTATTGGTTTGTGCTATGGCTCTTTCATACTCAAAATCGGCAGCAGTTCTTAGTCCGCGTAAAATAAATCCAGCGTTTTTTTCTTGACAGTAGCCTACCGTTAATCCTGCAAAAGTTTCTACTTCAATTTTAGGATTGTTGTTAAATGCTTCTTTTATCCATTGAATTCTTTTTTCTATTGGGAAAAACTGTTTCTTTTCAGAGTTATATCCAATGGCAATAATAATTTTATCGAATAAAGGTAAAGCCCGGCTAACAATCGATTCGTGTCCAATGGTAAAAGGGTCAAATGATCCCGGGAAAATAGCAATGCGTTCCATTTAAAAGTATTTAGGTACGAAGCAAAAATAGAAAGAATTATCGGATTGACTAAAATTTAGGCTTAGATCCATCTTTCATTTTAATTCATACTATTTAGTGTAACAATTCTGTTATTTACGAAATTGAGTAATTATTTTAGTAAAATAGCTACTTGCTTTTAGCAAGTGCGATTCGTACCAAGCGAACATTTCGCCATCTACCAATTCGATTTGTGCATTTGGTACAATTTGTTGTAGTTGTTCTTTGTGTATCGATTCGAAAGGGAATGGCTCCGACGAAAGTAATATTAACTCAGGATCTAAAGCTTGAATTTCTTCTTTGCTGATACTGGGATATCTTTTTTCAGAATTATTAATTAGGTTTTCAAAACCACAAATATCGAGCATAGAATTAATAAATGTATTTTTGCTAACACTAATATATGGATCTTTCCAAATAAGATACAGGCTTTTAATTTTTCTTTTCTTTTTTTGGATTTTACTAAAATTAGCTTTTATCGAATGCGCAATTTCAAAGGCCTTAGCGTTTGTATTGGTAATTTTACCTGTATTAATGATATTGTTTAAAGCGTTATCGAGATTTCTAATTTTAGATACATAAACAGGGTATTTATCCATTAAGAATTCAATTTGGGCTTTGTCGTTTTCTTCTTCGTTTGCCAAAATTAAATCAGGATTTAGCATCTCAATTTTATCGAGATATAAATTTTTTGGACCACCAATATTTGGTAATTGTTTTATCTTTTCCTGAGGATATCTGCAAAAGCGTGTTCGAGAAATTATTTTATTTTCCAAGCCTAAATCGAATAGAAATTCGGTGGTTGAAGGAACCGTAGAAATAATTCTTTTCGGAGGAAAGGGAATACTAACTTCTCTCCCTAAATCGTCGCTTATTTTAATAAATTCGCTCATTATTTTATGTTAATTTCTTTATATGAACTTACGAATAAAATATTGCCCATGTCTTCAAAACCTGTAAATAAATCAACGCCTTCTTGGTCAACATCTTCGTGGTTAAAACCAAGTATGCTTAAGTCGGCATCCATAGAGTTTTGCATAATTACTTGTTTTTTATTGGCATAATTGGCATTAATTAGTTCAATATTACTTGGCGATATTGGTAATCTTCCCGATTTAATAAGCCCCAATAATTTTTCCTTTTGAGTATTGAACTGATCTTCAGGGTAAATAGCAAATATTTTAATGGTTCCTTTTTTCCAATCGGGATGTCCCTGAATAATGTATGCCAAAAGAATCATTAGGTTCGCATTTTCAAGATCATTGGCTCCAATCCAAACATGAATTTCTTTCTGATAACCAAATCCTTTATATGAAGTATTTAAAATACAAACATCGAAATGTGTAGATTCAAGTAAATTATAATTGTCGATTACATAGTTTAATCTCTCGGGTTCAGTTCGTGAAAATTCAAATAAAATGGAGTTATAACCGTGTCCGGATATTCCGGAAAGTTGCATTACTTGGGCAATTGCTGAAGTCATAGACGGACTAATAATTGTATCGAGGTACACTCGGTTTTTGCTCCCCGAAGCCAAATTAATAAGTCTGTTCATCACCTTTTTCGACTCGTTGTTGGTATCTTCATTTAAGAATCCCTCCAAAAAGTGAATGTATGTTCCAAATCCGTATTTGTAAGATATCCATCGCAACAGATCGAATGCGGAACGGCGTTTAAATGAATCTTGCGAAATACAAATTGCAAAGGGTCTCCAGCTTAATTCGCGGTCGCCTTTTTCGGCACGCTGTGCAAATATCTGCAAATGCCTGCTTAACTGAAAAACTACTCCTCTAAAAAGTTTTGCTAAACCACGATGCTCTTTGCTGGTTACATTAATGCCATAATATATTCCACCCATTATTATTAATGACAAGATGGCATAACTCATATTCATTTGAAACATGATCCAGAAAGAAAATAGAGCTCCCATTAAAGAAAGATACCATTTGGAACGGAAAGTAGGTCGGTACGACGGATCTGCTGCAAAATGTTCCAGGAAAGAAATCAAGCAAATGGCACCATAAGTAACCATAAAAAACATTGAAATAATTTGTGCAACAAAATCAACATCGCCAATAAAAACAAATACAAAAGCAATTATAATAGAAACTGCCGATGCGTTAACAGGTTCGTTATTTTTTTTGTTTTCGGATTTTAACCACTTGTTTAAACCTTTTTGCGGAAATATATCGTCTAAGCCAATTGCCTGCAGAGTTCGGGGAGCTACCATTATTGAGCCTAAGGCCGACGATAAAGATGCTGCAGCTAAACCAATTGGTATAATTGGGCCCCAAATTGCTATTCTACTCATAATAAGCTGATCGCCTACTAAGTCGTCAGGATTTGCTGAGATAGTAAATTTATAGGCTGCCCAAATGTAAACCACCAATCCTCCTATTGTAGCCCAAATTGTTCCCCTTGGAATCGATTTTCTAGGATCTTTTAGGTCTCCGGAGAGGCCCAAGCCTGCGGCTAAACCTGTAAATGCCGGAAATACAATTGTAAATACATAAAAGAAACTCTTAGGGTTTTCTACTGTTGCATCTAAAACAATTTCGGTAGGTGCATCGGTAGGCGATCCAAGAAAAAACATGAACAAGGATACTCCAAGAGTTGCCACTACAACATATAAAGCTTTCATACCTACATTGGCTCCTCTATAAAGAAAAAGAACCGATAAAATGGTCATTGTGGGAATGCTAATTGCTCTTTTATCGTATATTAGCCATCCGTAATTATCTGCTATCCATCGAATAAGCGGATCGAATGCTTCGGCAAAGGCAATTACATAAAATGCTACCGATATTGCTTGTGATAAATATAGAGTAATTCCAATTGCAGCTCCAATATTTAATCCGAACGAACGGGAAATAATGTAATAAGCACCGCCACCCAGTACTTTTTGATTGGTAGCAATTTCGGCTACTGCCATTGCTGTTGGTATGGTAACCAAATGGCCTAAAATAATGATGCCAATTACTCCAATAAATCCTACGTTTCCTACTGCCCATCCAAATCGGAGGAACAAAATTGCTCCTAAAATGGTTGAAATAGCAGTCATAAAAACTGGCATAGTGCCAAAGTTAGCTTTGGTTTTCAGTAAATTATCAGGCATAGAGAAGTACTTTTATTGCTTTAATCAAAGTTATAAATATAGTTAAACCCAGTTTATAATTAAATACGCTTAGTTCGAAAGATATTTAGAAAGTTGAGAGTAGAGTTTATCTGAGTTTAATTCAGTTTGATTGAAAAGAATTTTACCATTTTTATCGAGAAGGAAAATTTGTAGACTTCTCCCCAAATATCTTACAAGTTCAACACTTTTATCGAGACTTTCTATTTCAATACAGTTTAATTCTGCTTTAGCTTGTGGCGACCAGTGTTTTCCTTTGTTTGTACCTGGAATTCTAATCATATTATACGATGAATTTCGAATGATACTTACAACACTAAGTTTTGGATATTTTGTAGTTAACTCTTGAATAGCCTGATAATACTTTTCGTTTTGCTCGGGAAACCAAGCTCGCCAAATGTAAAGAAGCACATATTTACCTTTTAGTTGATTTAAGTTGAACTGCTTTCCGGTAAGTGTTTCTTCTTGGATATTAGGAAATTGACCTTTGTTTTTAAGGCGACTGATAATTTCTACTCTTTTTGCAAGATTTTTAACATACATGCCATTAGGATTAGCAAGCTTTAAGGTTTTTAGTTGTTTTTTAATGTATTGTAAATCTCTTTTTGCCGCAAAATAATCCTGATAAATAAGATACGGAATTACTGGCGAGGATGCATATTTGTAGTAATAATCATCTTTAAAGTGGTTTAAACGTCCATATTCTGCCATAAAATTTGCTTTTTGTACAGAGTCGGATTGTACTTCTGCTATTTCAAGATTATCGGCAATTTTAAGCTTTTCTTTGTTGTTTTTATTAAGTTTTAACTGATAATCTTCGTATCGGTCTTGTGCAGGAGATCCTTTTAATTTTCCAATTAAAAAGCCATGCTTCATTTTATCTTTATGAACAAAAAGATTCATTATTGTTGGGGATATAAAGATTTTCCCTCTTTTTCCTTGTGATATTCGAAGCTCGGCGGCAAAAGCCTGAGTACATTTGCCAGAAAATTTAAATTCTCCATTTTTGGTTTGTACCGAGTCAATTAATTCAAGATTTTCACCATTATCTTTATACAGATAAATATTTTTCTCTTGTAATCCACCAATCATTCCTTGTAGTACAAATTCTTTTTCTTGTGCTAAAGAAAGAAATATGGTGTGGAAGCTGATAAATAGTAAAAACAATATTTTTTTCATTGCCTTTGTGATTTTGTGTGTTCGTTTTAAGAGATTAAAGGTAATAATTCTCAATTGTAATCATAAACCTACAGTAAAGTCCAATTTTGGAATGAAATTTTTTACAGATAGTCTAATGATGAGTCCTCGGTTTTAGCAAATGGGGCTACAGCTCTGTTGTATATTCCTTGCACATAGGATATTGCCATTCCGTAATTGGTGACAGGAATACCAGCATCAATAGCTGCTTGTAGTCTGTTTTTTAATTGCTTGGGAGTAATCATGCAACCACCACATTGAATCAATAGAGCATAATCAGTTATTTGGCCAGGAATTTCGTCTAAGCCGGCAATTACAACAAATTCCAGTTGCTTACCTGTATAATTTGAGATCCATCGTGGTATTTTAACTCTTCCAATATCATCGCAAGAGGTATGATGTGAGCAGCTTTCGAGAATAAGAACTTTATCTCCATCTTTTAATTCAGATATTTTTGGTGTTCCTTGTAAATAAGCACTAAAGTTACCTTTAAAATGTGCCAGCATAATACTAAAACTGGTTAATGCAATATCCGAAGGAATAGAAGCTGCAGCCTTTAAAAATACCTGACTATCGGTAACAACTAATTTTGGTTTTATACCTGTTTTGCTAAGAAAAGCATCTACTTCCCGTTCTTTTAATACAATGGAAACGGCATCATTATCTAAAATATCACGAATTGCCTGCACTTGTGGTAATATTAGTCGTCCTTCGGGAGCTTCAATATCTATTGGGGTTATTAATAGAACAATATCACCATATGAAATTAAATCGCCCAGTAGCGATGGATTTGTAAAAGCCGATTCGGGAATAGTATTTTTTATACTTTTTATTATGTCTTCGATATTTCTACTGACTTGTGAAAAGGGAAGAATATCTTTGCAGTCTTCTACATTGAGTAATTTGCGGGTATTTGTATTTATTTGTTCAAGATCTTCTTTATTGTGAACTGCAATAAAGGGTACATCTTGTTTTTTAAATTTTTTAATGAGTGATAGTTCAAATTCTTCGAACTTATTATGGGTAATTACCAAAATTGCTAGATCGATAATTTTTATTGTCTGATTGGTTTTCAGAATCCTTTTTTCGCCAAGCATTCCTGTATCATCAATGCCAGCGGTATCGATTAAAATTACAGGACCAAAACCGGTAATTTCAAATGATTTTTTTACCGGATCGGTAGTTGTTCCGGCAACATCCGAAACAATTGCAATTTCCTGATCAGCTAAAAAGTTGATCAGAGTACTTTTACCATTATTTCTTCTTCCAAAAATTCCAATATGTGGTCGGCGTTCTCTTCCCATTAAATCGATAGTTAATTACTCATTGTTAATTGTGTCGCTTATTATGAAACCCATTTTTAAAAGTTCTTCGGGCTGAATGAGCTTATGTAATGTTTTAGAATTCATTATTTTTAAATTAGTGTTGGCTTCAACAACAGAAATTTTATTATTTTTCATTTCGTTAGCTAATTTTGCCGCTTGATGATATCCAATATAGGGAGATAAAGCGGTTGCTACCGATGGGTTTTTTAATACATTTTCTAAACGATGATTTGTTTCGATATGTAAATTGGCGAATAAATTTTCAGCCAAAGTATTATTGGCGGCAATTAGTAGTTTTATGCTATCGAGTAGCGCATGTCCTATAGATGGGAGATAGGCATTTAGTTCTAAACAGCCTTGTCCTGCTAAATTACTAATCATCAAATCGTTAGAGTAAATCTTATGACTCGTACTAATAATAAATTCGGGTATTACAGGGTTTATTTTTCCAGGCATAATTGAACTACCCACTTGTTTTTGTGGTAAATAAACTTCTCTGTTATGGAATAGGTCAGAAGCCAAAAGGCGCAAATCGGAAGCCATTTTTTCGAGGTTTACTGCATGTGCTTTTAGTATGGCATGAACCTCTACAAAAGAATCCTGATTGGCCGTTGCATCCGATAAATTTTCCGATCGGGTAATGGGAAGCCCAGTTAATTTCTGTAAATTAGGAACCACTTCCATAATAAAAAAACGGGGAATAGATAAGCCTGTACCAATTGCTCCACCGCCCATATTTACCTCTTTTATTCGTTCGAAGCATTTTGAAATTCTCCACCAATCGCGCGAAAGCGCATTGTTATATGTACTAAATAATTTATCGTAAGAAGAGGGAACTGCCGCTTGCATTTGAGTGTATCCTTGTCGTAATACATTTCGATTTGCCTTTTCGGTTTTTTCGACTCGTCCTCTTAAATTGTTGATGGAATTTTCTAGTTTTTGCAACAATTTTATGGCAGCAACTTTAAGTGCAGTTGGAATTACATCGTTGGTAGACTGAAAAATATTAGCATGTTCGAAAGGATCAATTTTATTGTAATCACCACAATTTTCGCCTTTAATTTGAAGAGCTCTGTTTGCGATAATCTCGTTTACATTCATGTTAATACTAGTGCCGGCACCACCTTGAATTGCAGGCACTATAAAATTTTCAAAATGCTTGCCTTCTTTCACTTCCGAGGCTGCATTTTTAAGAATTTCAATCAGATTTTTATCGATTAATTTAAAAGGAAAATCCTGATTAGGGTATTTTTTAGATATTCCTTGTAGAAAATCTAAATATGTAGTGTAGCAGGCTTGTTTTACAGTTCCTACCGCCATAAACCATTCTTTATGAAATGGAGTATTATCTGGAAAATTCTCTTTTGCACGAAGCGAATGGATTCCCCAAAGTGCATTTTTGGGAATTTCTCTTTGTCCTATAAAATCTGATTCGGTTCTCATTTAATTTGCTGATTTGGTATATGATTTTACATCATCAGCACTAATACTTTCTTGTCCCAGAATAATTAGCCGTTCTATAATGTTTCTAAACTCTCTTATGTTTCCTGTGTAGTTAATTTTTTTTAATTCTGCAAGAGCATCTTCCTTTATTTTTTTAACTGGTAAGCCCATTTCTCCGCATATCATATCTACAAAATGATTTGCCAGTAAGGGAATATCGTCGATACGTTCGTTTAAAGATGGTACCGTTATTAAAATTACGCTTAGGCGATGATATAAATCTTCTCTGAAATTATTGTTTTCGATTTCGGTGGCTAAATTTTTGTTGGTTGCAGCTATTACTCTAACATTAACTTTTATCTCTTTATCGCCACCAACACGTGTTATCCTATTTTCTTGCAAGGCACGTAAAACTTTAGCTTGCGCCGATAGGCTCATATCACCAATTTCGTCGAGAAAGAGAGTACCACCATTGGCCAGTTCGAATTTTCCTTTGCGTTGTTTATGAGCCGAAGTAAAGGCTCCTTTTTCATGGCCAAACAATTCACTCTCAATTAATTCGGAGGGAATTGCAGCGCAGTTTACCTCTATAAATGGACTTTTACAGCGATTGCTTTGTTCATGAATACGGTGAGCGACCAATTCTTTTCCAGTACCATTCGATCCGGTAATAAGAACACGTGCATCGGTAGGAGCAACCTTATCGATCATTTCGTTTACCTTATTAATGGCATCCGATTGGCCTATCATCTCATATTTTTTATTCACTTTTCGTTTTAACACTTTAGTTTCTGTAATCAATTTCGATTTGTCCATTGCATTTTTTATGGTAATCAATATTCGATTCAGATCTAAAGGTTTTTCAATAAAGTCGAAAGCTCCTTTTTTTATTGATTCTACAGCTGTATCGATATTTCCATGTCCTGATATCATAATAATGGGAGTGTCTATTGCAAGCTCCTGAACTTTTTCGAGAACCTCAATTCCATCCATCTTAGGCATTTTAATATCGCATAAAATCACGTCAAATTCATCATTTTTTGCCATTTCAAGACCTTCAATTCCATTTTCGGCCAAGCTTATTTCATATTTTTCGTAGCTAAGAATGTCTTTTAATGTATTACGAATACTTTTTTCGTCGTCGATGATAAGGATTTTTGACATGTTTGTTAATTTGCTTGGGTAGAATTTAATTCTGCCGCGTTAATATTTTGTTCTATAAAGTTGAATAAAGCACCTTCTTTTAATGCATACGATGATTGGTACAATTTACTAAATCCAGTTTCTTTTACCAGATGATTAATAAAAATACTTGCAATAACCATAAGTTCTACACGAACAGGGTCCATTCCTTTAATTGCTTTTCTCTCATCGAGATTTGAGTTGATAAAATTTTGGTGTAATCTAAAAAAATCTTTCAGTTTAATTTCAAATTGTGTCTCGGGTAATCCGTTTAAATGTTGTCCTTCGGCAAGTAATATTTGCTTAAAAGTGTCGAAAGAGCCCGATGAACCAATTAAGGTTTTTACCGAATGTAATTCTATGGCTTCTATTAAATCTGTAAGTTGTTCTTTTAAGTAAGCTTCAATATCCTTTATTTCTCCTTTTTGTATCGGATCCGAAGGATTAAATTTTTCGAGCAAACGAGTCATTCCTAGTGGGTAGCTTTTCTTCCAGAATATTTTTTCTTCGTTAGCAATAATTATCTCATTACTGCCACCACCAATATCCAGAATAGCAATTGGTTCATGATTTAATTTTATGGAATTTTTAGTTCCCGCATAAATTAATTCTGCTTCTTTATCTCCCGAAATAATTTCGATGGAAACATTATATTTTTTTTGGAGCATGTTAACAAATTCATCTCCATTTTCGGCCGTTCTAATGGCTGAGGTTGCAAAGGCAATGGTATTACTTACATCATGTAATTTTGATATTTTATCTATTTCATCGAAAGCACTTTTAGCTCTTTCAATAGCTTCTTCTGTTATTCTATTGCTATTGATTCCGCCTTTTCCAATTTTAGTAGGATATTTAGATCGATGGAGGATTTTTGGTTTTTCTGCCCCACAATATTCTGCTACCAATAAATTAAATGTATTGGTTCCTAAATCAATTACAGAAATCCGTTTTATTTGCATTTTTATTTCTTAAGTGATAGTTTGAATTATGATTCTTGCATAAAAAAAAAGTAAGCAAAAATCTATTCATAACCGAAGATAGTAAAAACTTTGTTTTCGATTCGTTTCTTTCATCAAAGTATCGATTTTACTTGCTGTTTATGTACGATTGAATGATCACCAAAAACTATGCCTTTTTTATATGATATAACAAATGCCTCAAAATAATTGAGGCATTTAATTAATTATAATTTGCTGAAATTTA
This genomic interval from uncultured Marinifilum sp. contains the following:
- a CDS encoding phosphatase, which encodes MQIKRISVIDLGTNTFNLLVAEYCGAEKPKILHRSKYPTKIGKGGINSNRITEEAIERAKSAFDEIDKISKLHDVSNTIAFATSAIRTAENGDEFVNMLQKKYNVSIEIISGDKEAELIYAGTKNSIKLNHEPIAILDIGGGSNEIIIANEEKIFWKKSYPLGMTRLLEKFNPSDPIQKGEIKDIEAYLKEQLTDLIEAIELHSVKTLIGSSGSFDTFKQILLAEGQHLNGLPETQFEIKLKDFFRLHQNFINSNLDERKAIKGMDPVRVELMVIASIFINHLVKETGFSKLYQSSYALKEGALFNFIEQNINAAELNSTQAN
- a CDS encoding DUF4369 domain-containing protein, which gives rise to MKKILFLLFISFHTIFLSLAQEKEFVLQGMIGGLQEKNIYLYKDNGENLELIDSVQTKNGEFKFSGKCTQAFAAELRISQGKRGKIFISPTIMNLFVHKDKMKHGFLIGKLKGSPAQDRYEDYQLKLNKNNKEKLKIADNLEIAEVQSDSVQKANFMAEYGRLNHFKDDYYYKYASSPVIPYLIYQDYFAAKRDLQYIKKQLKTLKLANPNGMYVKNLAKRVEIISRLKNKGQFPNIQEETLTGKQFNLNQLKGKYVLLYIWRAWFPEQNEKYYQAIQELTTKYPKLSVVSIIRNSSYNMIRIPGTNKGKHWSPQAKAELNCIEIESLDKSVELVRYLGRSLQIFLLDKNGKILFNQTELNSDKLYSQLSKYLSN
- a CDS encoding lyase family protein, with the protein product MRTESDFIGQREIPKNALWGIHSLRAKENFPDNTPFHKEWFMAVGTVKQACYTTYLDFLQGISKKYPNQDFPFKLIDKNLIEILKNAASEVKEGKHFENFIVPAIQGGAGTSINMNVNEIIANRALQIKGENCGDYNKIDPFEHANIFQSTNDVIPTALKVAAIKLLQKLENSINNLRGRVEKTEKANRNVLRQGYTQMQAAVPSSYDKLFSTYNNALSRDWWRISKCFERIKEVNMGGGAIGTGLSIPRFFIMEVVPNLQKLTGLPITRSENLSDATANQDSFVEVHAILKAHAVNLEKMASDLRLLASDLFHNREVYLPQKQVGSSIMPGKINPVIPEFIISTSHKIYSNDLMISNLAGQGCLELNAYLPSIGHALLDSIKLLIAANNTLAENLFANLHIETNHRLENVLKNPSVATALSPYIGYHQAAKLANEMKNNKISVVEANTNLKIMNSKTLHKLIQPEELLKMGFIISDTINNE
- a CDS encoding sigma-54 dependent transcriptional regulator encodes the protein MSKILIIDDEKSIRNTLKDILSYEKYEISLAENGIEGLEMAKNDEFDVILCDIKMPKMDGIEVLEKVQELAIDTPIIMISGHGNIDTAVESIKKGAFDFIEKPLDLNRILITIKNAMDKSKLITETKVLKRKVNKKYEMIGQSDAINKVNEMIDKVAPTDARVLITGSNGTGKELVAHRIHEQSNRCKSPFIEVNCAAIPSELIESELFGHEKGAFTSAHKQRKGKFELANGGTLFLDEIGDMSLSAQAKVLRALQENRITRVGGDKEIKVNVRVIAATNKNLATEIENNNFREDLYHRLSVILITVPSLNERIDDIPLLANHFVDMICGEMGLPVKKIKEDALAELKKINYTGNIREFRNIIERLIILGQESISADDVKSYTKSAN
- the hydF gene encoding [FeFe] hydrogenase H-cluster maturation GTPase HydF; translation: MGRERRPHIGIFGRRNNGKSTLINFLADQEIAIVSDVAGTTTDPVKKSFEITGFGPVILIDTAGIDDTGMLGEKRILKTNQTIKIIDLAILVITHNKFEEFELSLIKKFKKQDVPFIAVHNKEDLEQINTNTRKLLNVEDCKDILPFSQVSRNIEDIIKSIKNTIPESAFTNPSLLGDLISYGDIVLLITPIDIEAPEGRLILPQVQAIRDILDNDAVSIVLKEREVDAFLSKTGIKPKLVVTDSQVFLKAAASIPSDIALTSFSIMLAHFKGNFSAYLQGTPKISELKDGDKVLILESCSHHTSCDDIGRVKIPRWISNYTGKQLEFVVIAGLDEIPGQITDYALLIQCGGCMITPKQLKNRLQAAIDAGIPVTNYGMAISYVQGIYNRAVAPFAKTEDSSLDYL